A genome region from Flavobacterium sp. CFS9 includes the following:
- a CDS encoding carboxypeptidase-like regulatory domain-containing protein: MKNPFLIFFLFVSISIISQNTLRGRVTGKDNTPLEGVNIYFDGTTISTISDANGNYALQYEPSSNGILVVSFVGYEREYLTSIDASKSLDIRMKISKNELREVVINKNDLFTRKQKLKLFKEYFLGTTKNAKSTIIKNEDDIHFKYDKKKLLLTASSDKPLSIVNTSLGYRIDYELVGFEITFNKISIDSKDVVNNFYQGVSRFIEIEHSPEILGRRQKAFEGSQLQFFRNFARNNWGSDKFLLTNDSNSLDSTKRFKITNENDAVKVEVLRQPKGESKNEENLQNIVASYNLIYNNTETSKIVFQTNSFYIYKYGNNSNIDSILFLGKITEKKVADMLPLNYGIESL; the protein is encoded by the coding sequence ATGAAAAACCCCTTTTTAATCTTTTTCTTATTTGTTTCAATCAGTATAATTTCACAAAACACCTTAAGAGGTAGAGTTACAGGAAAAGATAACACTCCATTAGAAGGTGTAAATATTTATTTTGATGGGACTACAATTTCAACTATTTCAGATGCAAATGGAAATTACGCCTTGCAATATGAGCCTAGTTCTAATGGAATTTTAGTTGTGAGTTTTGTAGGATATGAAAGAGAGTACCTTACAAGTATAGATGCAAGCAAATCTTTAGATATAAGAATGAAAATTTCAAAAAATGAACTTAGAGAAGTTGTCATAAACAAGAACGATTTATTTACGCGTAAGCAAAAATTAAAATTGTTTAAGGAATACTTTTTAGGCACAACAAAAAATGCAAAATCCACTATAATAAAAAATGAAGACGATATTCATTTTAAATACGATAAAAAGAAGTTGCTTTTAACAGCTTCATCGGATAAACCTTTGTCAATTGTAAATACTTCATTGGGATATAGAATTGATTATGAGTTAGTAGGTTTTGAAATTACTTTTAATAAAATAAGTATCGATTCTAAAGATGTAGTAAATAATTTTTATCAAGGGGTAAGTCGATTTATAGAGATTGAACATTCTCCAGAAATATTAGGGCGAAGACAGAAAGCTTTTGAAGGATCACAACTGCAGTTTTTTAGAAATTTTGCAAGAAATAACTGGGGTTCAGATAAATTTTTATTAACAAATGATTCTAATAGTTTAGATTCCACTAAACGTTTTAAAATTACTAATGAGAATGATGCTGTAAAAGTTGAAGTTTTACGCCAGCCAAAAGGAGAAAGCAAAAATGAAGAGAATCTGCAAAATATTGTAGCTTCATACAATCTCATATACAATAATACCGAAACATCCAAAATAGTCTTTCAGACAAACTCTTTTTATATTTATAAATATGGAAATAATTCCAATATTGACAGTATCCTTTTTTTAGGAAAAATTACAGAAAAGAAAGTTGCAGACATGTTACCGCTAAATTACGGTATAGAATCGTTGTAA
- a CDS encoding L-threonylcarbamoyladenylate synthase — MAEFIKIYPDKPSEAAIAKVVKVLQSGGLVIYPTDTVYGLGCDITNSRALEKIAKIKGVKLEKANFSFICHDLSNLSDYVRQIDTSTFKILKRALPGPYTFILPGNNNLPKEFKKKTTVGIRVPDNNIILEIVRQLGNPVVSTSIRDEDDVIEYTTDPELIFEKWQNLVDLVIDGGYGDNVGSTIIDLSEHEPVIVREGKGDLDIL, encoded by the coding sequence ATGGCTGAGTTCATAAAAATATATCCGGACAAACCCAGTGAAGCTGCAATAGCTAAAGTGGTAAAGGTGCTTCAGAGTGGTGGTTTGGTGATTTACCCAACCGATACTGTTTATGGTTTAGGTTGCGATATTACCAACTCGAGAGCTTTGGAAAAAATTGCAAAAATAAAAGGTGTCAAATTGGAGAAGGCGAATTTCTCGTTCATCTGTCACGATTTAAGTAATTTATCAGACTATGTACGCCAGATTGATACATCAACGTTTAAAATTCTGAAAAGAGCATTACCGGGACCTTATACTTTTATTCTACCTGGAAACAATAATCTTCCTAAAGAGTTTAAAAAGAAAACAACTGTAGGTATTCGTGTACCGGATAATAATATCATTCTTGAAATTGTACGTCAGCTTGGAAATCCGGTGGTATCAACCTCTATTCGTGATGAAGATGATGTAATTGAGTACACCACAGATCCTGAACTGATCTTTGAAAAATGGCAGAATCTGGTTGATTTGGTTATTGATGGCGGATATGGAGATAACGTTGGTTCTACAATTATTGATCTGTCAGAACATGAACCGGTAATCGTGAGAGAAGGAAAAGGAGATCTTGATATTTTGTAA
- a CDS encoding ATP-dependent helicase: protein MQKYIDQLNEAQRQPVLKKDGPMIIIAGAGSGKTRVLTIRIAYLMAQGVDAFNILSLTFTNKAAREMKHRISDIVGASEAKNLWMGTFHSIFARILRAESDHLGYPSNFTIYDSQDSARLISSIIKEMQLDRDIYKPKQILGRISNYKNSLITVKAYFNNPELVEADAMAKRPRLGEIYQQYVERCFKAGAMDFDDLLLKTNELLTRFPEVLAKYQNRFRYLLVDEYQDTNHSQYLIVRALSDKFQNICVVGDDAQSIYAFRGANINNILNFQKDYEGVIMFRLEQNYRSTRNIVEAANTVMEHNKTKLDKVVWTANDSGGKIKVHRSLTDAEEGRFVASTIFEQKMQNQLHNGSFAILYRTNAQSRAMEDALRKRDIPYRIYGGLSFYQRKEIKDVLCYLRLVINPKDEEALIRVINYPARGIGDTTVEKLTIAANHYKRSIWEVMVNIDKIDLKLNAGTKNKIKDFVTMIQSFQVIDQNQDAFYVTDHVAKKTGLVQELKKDATPEGMAKIQNIEELLNGLKDFTEGQKEVDGARGALSEFMEDVALATDLDKDTSDEDRVALMTIHLAKGLEFPHVFVVGMEEDLFPSAMSMSTRSELEEERRLFYVALTRAEHQAYLTYAQSRYRWGKLTDSEPSRFIEEIDGQYLEYLTPAETNYRYKSPIDGDIFGDIDKSKLRLVKPVGSTPPKHVTANEPKSDLNIRKLKPVSGTSPNNGAANLFDNKLTIGNIVMHERFGKGEIVNMEGVGADKKAEIKFEVGGIKKLLLRFAKLDVVG from the coding sequence ATGCAAAAGTACATTGATCAACTCAATGAAGCGCAAAGACAACCCGTTTTGAAAAAAGACGGGCCAATGATTATTATTGCTGGTGCAGGTTCGGGAAAAACCCGTGTTTTAACAATTAGAATTGCCTATTTAATGGCGCAGGGTGTTGATGCTTTCAATATCTTATCGCTTACTTTTACAAATAAAGCAGCGCGCGAGATGAAGCACAGGATCTCAGATATTGTAGGTGCTTCTGAAGCGAAAAACCTCTGGATGGGGACTTTTCACTCGATTTTCGCACGTATTCTTCGTGCCGAATCAGATCATTTAGGTTATCCTTCCAATTTTACGATTTATGATTCTCAGGATTCCGCCAGACTGATTTCTTCTATTATAAAAGAAATGCAGCTGGATCGTGATATTTACAAACCAAAACAGATTTTAGGCCGTATTTCCAACTATAAAAACAGCTTGATTACAGTAAAAGCCTACTTTAATAATCCTGAATTGGTTGAAGCCGATGCTATGGCAAAAAGACCGCGTTTAGGAGAAATTTATCAGCAATATGTAGAGCGCTGTTTTAAAGCGGGTGCTATGGATTTTGATGATTTACTATTGAAAACCAATGAATTACTAACTCGTTTTCCTGAGGTTTTAGCGAAGTATCAGAACCGTTTTCGTTATCTTTTGGTTGATGAGTACCAGGATACAAACCATTCTCAATATTTGATTGTAAGAGCGTTGTCAGATAAATTTCAGAACATTTGTGTGGTAGGTGATGATGCTCAGAGTATTTATGCCTTCCGTGGAGCAAACATCAACAATATTCTGAACTTTCAGAAAGATTACGAAGGTGTAATCATGTTTCGTTTAGAGCAAAATTACCGCTCTACCCGAAATATTGTGGAAGCAGCAAATACTGTCATGGAGCACAATAAGACCAAACTGGATAAAGTAGTTTGGACAGCAAATGATTCCGGTGGAAAAATTAAAGTCCACCGAAGTTTAACAGATGCAGAGGAAGGGCGTTTTGTAGCCAGCACGATTTTTGAACAAAAAATGCAGAATCAATTACATAATGGTTCTTTTGCAATCCTGTATCGTACCAATGCACAGTCACGTGCCATGGAGGACGCATTGCGAAAACGCGACATTCCGTACCGAATTTACGGAGGATTATCCTTCTATCAACGTAAAGAGATCAAAGATGTTTTGTGCTACCTTCGTTTGGTAATCAACCCAAAAGACGAAGAAGCGTTGATTCGTGTAATCAATTATCCGGCACGTGGAATTGGCGATACTACGGTCGAAAAACTTACGATAGCGGCCAATCATTACAAACGTTCGATTTGGGAAGTAATGGTGAATATTGATAAAATCGATTTAAAGCTAAATGCCGGAACAAAAAACAAAATAAAAGATTTTGTTACAATGATTCAAAGCTTTCAGGTGATCGATCAGAATCAGGATGCTTTTTATGTTACAGATCATGTCGCTAAGAAAACGGGACTTGTTCAGGAATTAAAGAAAGACGCCACACCGGAAGGAATGGCTAAAATTCAAAACATTGAAGAGCTTTTAAACGGTTTAAAAGATTTTACTGAAGGACAAAAAGAGGTTGATGGTGCCAGAGGAGCATTGTCTGAATTTATGGAAGATGTGGCATTGGCTACAGATTTAGATAAAGATACTTCTGATGAAGATCGTGTGGCATTAATGACCATTCACCTTGCTAAGGGACTTGAATTCCCACACGTTTTTGTAGTAGGAATGGAGGAAGATTTATTCCCAAGTGCGATGAGTATGAGTACACGTAGTGAATTGGAAGAAGAACGCCGTTTGTTTTATGTAGCACTTACTCGCGCCGAACATCAGGCTTACCTGACTTACGCGCAGTCACGTTACCGTTGGGGAAAACTAACAGACAGTGAGCCATCACGTTTTATTGAAGAAATTGACGGTCAATACCTGGAATATTTAACCCCGGCAGAAACCAATTATCGTTACAAGTCGCCAATCGATGGAGATATTTTCGGAGATATTGATAAGTCGAAACTACGACTGGTAAAACCAGTAGGAAGTACACCACCTAAACATGTTACGGCCAACGAACCAAAATCGGATTTGAATATTCGAAAATTAAAACCCGTTTCCGGTACCAGCCCAAACAACGGTGCCGCCAATTTGTTTGATAATAAACTCACCATTGGAAATATAGTGATGCACGAACGTTTTGGAAAAGGTGAAATCGTCAATATGGAAGGTGTTGGAGCAGATAAAAAAGCTGAAATAAAATTTGAAGTGGGCGGAATCAAGAAATTGTTGTTAAGATTTGCTAAATTAGATGTTGTGGGGTAA
- a CDS encoding sulfite exporter TauE/SafE family protein → MDSYIIILLCLAAFAAGFIDAIVGGGGLIQTPMGLILLPNLPVSTVIGTLKLPAFTGTSFAAFQYLKKVVIQWRLLIIMMCLAVPAAFLGSTLLTYVSNDFMKPLLLVVLSLLLIYTYAKKNFGQHEAKDHSAGIQILYAVVISIIVGFYDGFIGPGTGSFFVVAFIALLGFDFLHASANAKMVNLATNFGSICLFMMKGKIIWTIAIPMAVSNGLGGWLGAKLAINKGNGFIRIFFLIVVIGTLIRFSYDVFYK, encoded by the coding sequence ATGGACTCCTACATTATAATTTTACTTTGTTTAGCTGCTTTTGCAGCAGGATTTATTGATGCTATAGTAGGTGGCGGTGGATTAATTCAAACACCAATGGGTTTGATTCTATTGCCAAATTTACCGGTTTCTACGGTGATAGGTACGCTAAAACTGCCGGCTTTTACCGGAACTTCTTTCGCAGCCTTTCAATATCTCAAAAAAGTTGTAATTCAATGGAGACTTTTAATAATCATGATGTGCCTGGCCGTTCCGGCTGCATTTCTGGGCTCTACCTTGTTAACTTATGTCAGCAATGATTTTATGAAACCTCTATTATTGGTTGTGTTATCCCTTCTACTGATTTATACTTATGCCAAGAAAAACTTCGGACAACATGAAGCCAAAGATCATTCGGCTGGAATACAAATACTGTATGCTGTTGTCATCAGTATCATTGTTGGCTTTTATGACGGTTTTATCGGTCCCGGAACCGGAAGTTTTTTTGTGGTGGCTTTTATAGCATTACTGGGATTTGATTTTCTTCATGCTTCAGCCAATGCTAAGATGGTAAATTTGGCTACCAACTTCGGTTCGATCTGTTTGTTTATGATGAAAGGAAAAATAATCTGGACAATTGCAATTCCAATGGCTGTCAGTAACGGACTTGGTGGATGGCTTGGTGCAAAACTTGCTATTAATAAAGGAAACGGGTTTATTCGTATCTTCTTTTTAATCGTTGTAATTGGTACATTAATACGATTTTCGTATGATGTATTTTATAAATAA
- a CDS encoding patatin family protein, with protein sequence MRALVISGGGSKGAFAGGVAQYLIEEKNHEYDLFIGTSTGSLLIPHLALGHIKKIHSVYTNVTMGSIFNICPFVVKNKDGVDIVTINHFNVLRQFFKGKRTFGESKGLKRYIKNNFSISDFNKLKKLNSDIVITVTNFTKNEAEYKSVKDCSYEEFCEWSWISSNYVPFMSLVEKNNYEYGDGGFASLVPIREAINRGATEIDVIILETEVNMDRTVIGKNPFSLMIDLFRIALDQVEKHDITIGKLLANNKNVKLNLYYTPTKLTDNALIFNQEVMKEWWEQGFEYAQNKSEVMSDNR encoded by the coding sequence ATGAGAGCATTGGTTATTTCTGGTGGAGGAAGTAAAGGGGCATTTGCCGGCGGTGTTGCACAATATCTGATTGAAGAAAAGAATCACGAGTATGATTTGTTCATAGGGACTTCTACAGGTAGTTTGCTAATACCTCATTTAGCCTTAGGACACATTAAAAAAATTCACTCTGTTTATACCAATGTTACCATGGGCAGTATTTTTAATATTTGTCCGTTTGTCGTTAAAAACAAGGACGGAGTTGACATTGTAACCATAAATCATTTTAACGTATTACGTCAGTTTTTCAAGGGAAAACGGACTTTTGGTGAAAGTAAAGGTTTAAAGAGATATATTAAAAATAATTTCTCAATATCAGATTTCAATAAACTTAAAAAACTGAATAGTGACATAGTCATAACGGTAACTAATTTTACCAAAAATGAAGCAGAATACAAATCTGTAAAAGATTGTAGCTATGAAGAATTCTGCGAATGGTCTTGGATTTCCAGTAATTATGTTCCTTTTATGAGTCTTGTTGAGAAAAACAACTACGAATATGGCGATGGAGGATTTGCGAGTTTAGTACCTATTCGTGAAGCCATTAATCGCGGGGCAACAGAAATTGATGTCATCATTTTGGAAACCGAGGTAAATATGGATAGAACGGTCATCGGTAAAAATCCGTTTTCTTTAATGATCGATTTGTTCCGAATTGCTTTAGATCAGGTCGAAAAACATGATATTACTATCGGGAAGCTTCTGGCCAACAATAAAAATGTAAAACTCAATCTGTATTATACCCCAACTAAACTAACAGATAACGCCCTTATCTTCAATCAGGAAGTTATGAAAGAGTGGTGGGAACAAGGTTTTGAATATGCTCAGAATAAATCTGAAGTTATGAGTGATAACAGATAG